A region from the Clavibacter sp. A6099 genome encodes:
- a CDS encoding type II toxin-antitoxin system PemK/MazF family toxin: protein MVISRGDVVWVDFGAPRGSEPAKIRPSLVIQDDWLNESGVATIVLIPFTSQVRLQAFPGNVFIPAAASGLDKDSVAVVPQIGPVSRESIEPHPVGHLPGYLMAEVSAAVRLLLAV from the coding sequence GTGGTGATCTCCCGCGGGGACGTCGTGTGGGTCGACTTCGGAGCTCCGAGAGGGTCGGAGCCGGCGAAGATCCGGCCGTCCCTCGTCATCCAGGACGACTGGCTCAACGAGAGCGGCGTCGCCACGATCGTGCTGATCCCGTTCACCTCGCAGGTGCGACTCCAGGCCTTCCCGGGGAACGTGTTCATCCCGGCGGCCGCGTCAGGCCTGGACAAGGACTCGGTGGCGGTAGTCCCTCAGATCGGGCCGGTCAGTCGCGAGTCCATCGAGCCCCACCCCGTGGGCCACCTCCCCGGCTACCTCATGGCGGAGGTGTCGGCCGCGGTGCGGCTCCTCCTCGCCGTGTGA
- a CDS encoding CopG family transcriptional regulator → MKTAISVPDVDFERFDRVAKRFGMTRSEFYRVAGQKLADELEGAGKAELTRLADAAIAEVGQPTAGGEFLRESERIARTGSEW, encoded by the coding sequence ATGAAGACCGCCATCTCCGTCCCGGACGTCGACTTCGAGAGATTCGATCGCGTCGCCAAGCGCTTCGGGATGACCCGCTCCGAGTTCTACCGCGTCGCCGGACAGAAGCTCGCCGATGAGCTGGAGGGAGCCGGCAAGGCGGAGCTGACGCGCCTCGCGGACGCTGCCATCGCCGAGGTCGGACAACCCACTGCGGGCGGGGAATTCCTGCGCGAGTCGGAGCGCATCGCGCGGACCGGTTCGGAGTGGTGA
- a CDS encoding aldehyde dehydrogenase family protein yields the protein MTPHETDTTIDPTVDPAVAATVDAVAARAALAAAPLAALAPAARARALDAVADALEAIRPELLPVAERETALAPGRLAGELTRTTVQLRILAAAVRDGRYLDARIDHADADAAPAPRPDIRRYLVPVGPVLNFAASNFPFAFSVAGGDTASALAVGCPVVVKAHPGHPELSRRVAEAASAALVAAGLPEGTLQLVEGEEAGLAVLRDPRIRAATFTGSLRAGRFLADVAAARPDPIPFFGELGSVNPVVITERAAAERGEDIASALVASAAGSAGQLCTAPGIVLIPAGHGLDPVLAEEAGAVAPHGMLNPRIAEGYAGGRAAAIAVDGVRLVAEGRAPAGDDGSVTPTVAAVSLADFEAAADVLRHEVFGPFALLVEYPAGTDLAALAACTFQGELTASVHLGAEEADPAAAELIRVLAARAGRVLVDAWPTGVSVTDAQQHGGPWPATTLDRGTSVGTASLDRLLRGVAFQGVPDALLPEPLRTANPWGVPQRVSARGARA from the coding sequence ATGACCCCGCACGAGACCGACACGACCATCGACCCGACCGTGGATCCCGCAGTCGCCGCGACCGTCGACGCCGTCGCCGCGCGCGCCGCCCTGGCCGCCGCGCCGCTCGCCGCCCTGGCGCCCGCCGCCCGTGCCCGCGCGCTCGACGCCGTCGCCGACGCGCTCGAGGCGATCCGCCCCGAGCTGCTGCCGGTGGCCGAGCGGGAGACCGCGCTCGCGCCCGGCCGCCTCGCCGGCGAGCTGACGCGCACGACCGTGCAGCTGCGGATCCTCGCGGCCGCCGTGCGCGACGGCCGCTACCTCGACGCCCGCATCGACCACGCGGACGCCGATGCGGCGCCCGCCCCGCGCCCCGACATCCGCCGGTACCTCGTGCCGGTGGGTCCGGTGCTCAACTTCGCGGCGTCGAACTTCCCGTTCGCGTTCTCCGTCGCGGGCGGAGACACGGCGTCGGCGCTCGCTGTCGGCTGCCCGGTGGTCGTGAAGGCGCACCCGGGTCACCCCGAGCTGTCGCGCCGGGTCGCCGAGGCCGCGTCCGCCGCGCTCGTGGCGGCGGGCCTCCCCGAGGGCACGCTCCAGCTCGTCGAGGGCGAGGAGGCGGGGCTCGCCGTGCTGCGCGACCCGCGCATCCGCGCCGCCACCTTCACGGGATCGCTCCGCGCCGGCCGCTTCCTCGCCGACGTCGCCGCCGCCCGCCCCGACCCGATCCCGTTCTTCGGCGAGCTCGGCAGCGTCAACCCCGTCGTCATCACCGAGCGCGCCGCCGCCGAGCGCGGCGAGGACATCGCGTCGGCACTCGTGGCGAGCGCCGCCGGATCCGCCGGGCAGCTCTGCACCGCGCCCGGCATCGTGCTGATCCCCGCGGGCCACGGCCTCGACCCCGTCCTCGCGGAGGAGGCCGGCGCCGTCGCGCCGCACGGGATGCTCAACCCGAGGATCGCCGAGGGCTACGCGGGCGGCCGTGCCGCCGCGATCGCGGTCGACGGCGTGCGCCTCGTCGCGGAGGGCCGCGCGCCCGCGGGCGACGACGGATCCGTGACCCCCACCGTGGCCGCCGTCTCGCTCGCCGACTTCGAGGCCGCGGCCGACGTGCTGCGCCACGAGGTCTTCGGGCCGTTCGCGCTCCTCGTCGAGTACCCCGCGGGCACCGACCTCGCCGCGCTCGCCGCCTGCACGTTCCAGGGCGAGCTGACCGCGAGCGTCCACCTCGGCGCCGAGGAGGCCGATCCGGCCGCGGCCGAGCTGATCCGCGTGCTCGCCGCCCGCGCCGGCCGCGTGCTCGTCGACGCCTGGCCCACGGGCGTCTCCGTCACCGACGCGCAGCAGCACGGCGGACCCTGGCCCGCCACCACGCTCGACCGCGGCACGAGCGTCGGCACCGCGTCGCTCGACCGGCTGCTCCGCGGCGTCGCGTTCCAGGGCGTGCCCGACGCCCTGCTGCCGGAGCCGCTGCGCACCGCGAACCCGTGGGGCGTGCCCCAGCGGGTGAGCGCGCGCGGCGCCCGCGCCTGA
- a CDS encoding acyl-CoA dehydrogenase family protein — protein sequence MVDTAARGRTTRGTRGRGPAAGAQDGAREAVLPEGALREAGVPVAGDVDAEVALELDRADGDAGTDSGPRVDVEGLGRVLLGRWADVRRSSRELTSRPELHRIEGLDMHQHRARVSEQLKILVEHGGVHRAYPMSVGGLEDHGGNIAGFEELVAADPSLQIKAGVQWGLFGSAVMHLGTERHHRELLPGIMTLATPGAFAMTETGHGSDVASIGTTATYDPETGEFDLHTPFRAAWKDYLGNAAVDGRAATVFAQLVTQGVNHGVHCFFVPLRDETGAFLPGVGGEDDGLKGGLNGIDNGRLHFDHVRVPRANLLNRYGDVAEDGAYTSEIASPGRRFFTMLGTLVQGRVSLDGAATSAAKIALQIAITYGNQRRQFVAGGTDEEVLLDYQRHQRRLIPRIATTYAASFAHEKLLVQFDSVFSGKTDTDQDRQDLETLAAAFKPLSTWHALDTIQEAREACGGQGFLAENRLVGLRADLDVYATFEGDNTVLLQLVAKRLLTDVNRRFAKADFGVLARYAVEQAADRTLRSTGLRTLGQALADRGSTARSVGQLREPDTQRALLTGRVETMVGEIATALRATRKMPPAEAAALFNRHQDALIDAARAHAQLLQWEAFTEALDPASETGRAMDDGTRRILTWTRDLFGLRLIEDDLAWYLIHGRISSARARAVRAYVDRLVARLRPHAQDLVDSFGYSAAHVRAPVASGEERDRQDEARAYRDARIADGTAPRMEKSERKAAKG from the coding sequence ATGGTCGACACGGCGGCACGAGGACGCACCACCCGCGGCACGAGGGGACGAGGCCCCGCCGCGGGTGCGCAGGACGGGGCTCGTGAGGCGGTGCTCCCCGAGGGCGCGCTCCGCGAGGCGGGCGTCCCGGTCGCGGGGGATGTCGACGCCGAGGTCGCGCTCGAGCTCGACCGCGCAGACGGCGATGCGGGGACCGACTCCGGCCCCCGCGTCGACGTCGAGGGCCTCGGTCGCGTGCTCCTCGGGCGCTGGGCGGACGTCCGCCGCTCGTCGCGCGAGCTGACCAGCCGCCCCGAGCTGCACCGCATCGAGGGCCTCGACATGCACCAGCACCGGGCGCGCGTGAGCGAGCAGCTGAAGATCCTCGTCGAGCACGGCGGCGTGCACCGCGCCTACCCGATGTCCGTCGGCGGGCTCGAGGACCACGGCGGCAACATCGCGGGCTTCGAGGAGCTCGTGGCGGCGGATCCGTCGCTCCAGATCAAGGCCGGCGTGCAGTGGGGCCTGTTCGGCTCCGCGGTGATGCACCTCGGCACGGAGCGCCACCACCGCGAGCTGCTGCCGGGGATCATGACGCTCGCGACGCCCGGCGCGTTCGCGATGACCGAGACCGGCCACGGTTCCGACGTCGCGAGCATCGGCACGACCGCGACCTACGACCCCGAGACGGGCGAGTTCGACCTGCACACCCCGTTCCGCGCCGCGTGGAAGGACTACCTCGGCAACGCGGCCGTCGACGGCCGCGCGGCGACCGTGTTCGCGCAGCTCGTGACCCAGGGCGTCAACCACGGCGTGCACTGCTTCTTCGTGCCGCTGCGCGACGAGACGGGCGCGTTCCTGCCCGGCGTCGGCGGCGAGGACGACGGCCTCAAGGGCGGGCTCAACGGGATCGACAACGGCCGCCTCCACTTCGACCACGTGCGCGTGCCGCGCGCGAACCTCCTCAACCGCTACGGCGACGTGGCCGAGGACGGCGCCTACACGTCGGAGATCGCGAGCCCCGGCCGCCGCTTCTTCACGATGCTCGGCACGCTCGTGCAGGGCCGCGTCTCGCTCGACGGCGCGGCGACCAGCGCCGCGAAGATCGCGCTGCAGATCGCGATCACCTACGGCAACCAGCGTCGCCAGTTCGTCGCGGGCGGCACCGACGAGGAGGTGCTGCTCGACTACCAGCGCCACCAGCGCCGGCTGATACCGCGCATCGCCACCACCTACGCCGCGTCCTTCGCGCACGAGAAGCTGCTCGTGCAGTTCGACTCGGTGTTCAGCGGGAAGACCGACACCGACCAGGACCGGCAGGACCTCGAGACCCTCGCCGCCGCGTTCAAGCCCCTCAGCACGTGGCACGCGCTCGACACGATCCAGGAGGCGCGCGAGGCGTGCGGCGGCCAGGGCTTCCTCGCCGAGAACCGGCTCGTCGGGCTCCGCGCCGACCTCGACGTCTACGCGACCTTCGAGGGCGACAACACCGTGCTCCTGCAGCTCGTCGCGAAGCGCCTGCTCACCGACGTCAACCGCCGGTTCGCGAAGGCCGACTTCGGGGTGCTCGCGCGGTACGCCGTGGAGCAGGCCGCGGATCGGACGCTCCGGTCGACGGGCCTCCGGACGCTCGGGCAGGCGCTCGCGGACCGCGGATCCACCGCCCGCTCCGTCGGGCAGCTCCGCGAGCCGGACACCCAGCGCGCGCTCCTGACGGGCCGGGTCGAGACCATGGTCGGCGAGATCGCGACCGCGCTCCGGGCCACCCGCAAGATGCCGCCGGCCGAGGCCGCGGCGCTGTTCAACCGGCACCAGGACGCGCTCATCGACGCCGCCCGCGCGCACGCGCAGCTGCTGCAGTGGGAGGCCTTCACCGAGGCGCTGGATCCCGCGTCGGAGACCGGCCGGGCGATGGACGACGGCACGCGCCGCATCCTCACCTGGACCCGCGACCTGTTCGGCCTCCGCCTCATCGAGGACGACCTGGCCTGGTACCTGATCCACGGCCGCATCAGCTCTGCGCGCGCCCGCGCCGTCAGGGCGTACGTCGACCGGCTCGTCGCGCGCCTCCGCCCGCACGCGCAGGACCTCGTCGACTCCTTCGGCTACTCGGCGGCGCACGTCCGGGCTCCCGTCGCCTCCGGGGAGGAGCGCGACCGCCAGGACGAGGCCCGCGCCTACCGCGACGCCCGTATCGCCGACGGCACGGCGCCGCGCATGGAGAAGAGCGAGAGGAAGGCGGCGAAGGGGTAG